A section of the Drosophila sechellia strain sech25 chromosome 3L, ASM438219v1, whole genome shotgun sequence genome encodes:
- the LOC6610394 gene encoding DDB1- and CUL4-associated factor 8 isoform X2, translating into MDVEDSVANGAASACKRQRRNTDSQNDGEPGDAAQIGEDNTVDTIAPNNNNGERSLQDESEQSEEHRANEVGPEELPDPEQAGSSNLVYQLSPEAASTVVASNEPDATGGIEPSDSEDYPPTSPTTGEASEVSSPRFNPRNIPATRSYRRISIELVGSYSDTSDSQEQELEEGTEHAEEDSDDATDPHIAESADNSSSNDDLVPYSLSSEDETTTEDEVEFNEDIDDDDREKVNSAVNQMMCKCKPKYTWNYDQELLQREHNIINRIDWRGGHTSASSFGQGYYGSRQVVEQMTQLSSLNVHEGCVNSLNFNRAGDLICSGSDDLTIVVWDWAREKQLHRFRSGHNMNIFQTKFIDSAGCLDIVSSSRDGQVRRSVIPPSGGVTKPIRLYIHSDSVHKIILVPHNRHELMSAGEDAAVKHFDLRASNAATTLMRCLYNDENGRGRVRLFSIAHHPYAPEFCVSGSDDILRVYDKRNLEKALHQMAPRNLLEAKITQITCAVYNHSGSEILASYSDAGIYLFDSQNYNRGDYLHCYKGHINSRTIKGVNFFGPRSEYIVSGSDCGNIFFWDKNTEAIINYMKGDHVGVVNCLEPHPWMPVLATSGLEHDVKIWTPQGPERKLPDDLLKQTLQRNFRCNLVDSVAPDINDFQYFIRGFLQGSGASHLGPRHTSWTGVRDNSSSPRNGSNASNPTFHRRNSNSSDDANDEGAAADAALDTLHCRTQ; encoded by the exons ATGGACGTGGAGGATTCCGTGGCGAACGGAGCGGCATCCGCCTGCAAGCGCCAAAGGCGAAACACTGATTCCCAGAACGATGGCGAGCCTGGAGACGCGGCGCAGATTGG TGAGGACAACACTGTCGACACAATTGCCCCTAACAACAATAACGGCGAGCGCTCGCTCCAGGATGAGAGCGAGCAGTCCGAGGAGCATCGTGCTAATGAAGTTGGGCCTGAGGAGCTGCCGGATCCAGAACAGGCAGGCTCCTCCAATCTAGTGTATCAATTATCCCCGGAAGCAGCCTCCACCGTGGTGGCTTCTAATGAGCCAGATGCCACCGGTGGCATCGAGCCTAGCGACAGTGAAGACTATCCACCTACTTCACCGACGACAGGTGAAGCTTCCGAAGTCAGTTCACCCCGCTTCAATCCACGCAACATACCAGCCACGCGATCCTATCGTCGTATCAGCATAGAGCTAGTGGGCTCCTACTCGGACACAAGCGATTCACAAGAACAAGAACTGGAGGAGGGGACCGAGCACGCAGAAGAGGACAGCGATGATGCGACTGATCCGCATATAGCCGAGTCCGCTGACAACAGTTCCTCCAACGACGACTTGGTGCCCTATTCACTTTCCAGTGAAGATGAAACAACCACAGAG GACGAGGTGGAGTTCAACGAGGACATCGACGACGATGACCGCGAGAAAGTGAATTCCGCAGTGAATCAGATGATGTGCAAGTGCAAGCCCAAATACACTTGGAACTACGATCAGGAGCTGTTGCAAAGGGAGCACAACATAATCAACCGGATTGACTGGCGTGGCGGCCACACTTCGGCCTCGAGCTTCGGCCAGGGCTACTACGGTTCCCGCCAAGTTGTGGAACAGATGACGCAGCTCAGTTCGCTAAACGTCCACGAGGGCTGCGTCAACTCCCTAAACTTCAATCGGGCCGGCGACTTGATTTGCTCCGGCTCCGATGATCTCACCATCGTCGTCTGGGATTGGGCGAGAGAAAAGCAGCTGCACCGCTTTCGTTCCGGCCACAATATGAACATATTCCAGACAAAGTTTATTGACAGCGCCGGCTGCTTGGACATCGTGTCCTCCAGCCGTGATGGCCAGGTGCGCCGGTCCGTCATTCCGCCCTCCGGAGGCGTCACAAAGCCCATCCGCCTGTACATACATAGCGATTCCGTTCACAAGATCATCTTGGTGCCGCACAACCGCCACGAGCTGATGAGCGCCGGCGAGGATGCAGCTGTTAAGCACTTTGATTTGCGAGCCAGCAACGCTGCCACCACGTTGATGCGTTGCTTGTATAACGACGAaaatgggcgtggccgggTGCGCCTATTCAGCATCGCACATCATCCTTATGCGCCCGAGTTCTGCGTCAGTGGATCCGACGACATTTTGCGCGTCTATGACAAGCGCAACCTAGAGAAGGCACTCCACCAGATGGCCCCTAGGAATTTGCTCGAA GCCAAGATCACGCAAATTACTTGCGCTGTGTACAACCACAGCGGCAGCGAAATCCTGGCCTCATACAGCGATGCTGGTATTTACCTGTTCGACAGTCAGAACTACAACAGAGGCGACTACTTGCACTGCTATAAGGGTCACAT CAACAGCCGCACCATCAAGGGTGTGAACTTCTTTGGACCCAGATCGGAGTATATAGTAAGCGGCAGCGACTGCGGGAATATATTCTTCTGGGACAAAAACACGGAGGCGATTATCAACTACATGAAGGGCGACCACGTCGGCGTAGTCAACTGTCTGGAACCGCATCCCTGGATGCCGGTGCTGGCCACCTCTGGACTAGAGCACGACGTCAAGATCTGGACACCACAGGGACCTGAAAGG AAACTCCCCGACGACTTACTGAAGCAGACGCTGCAGCGCAATTTCAGGTGCAACCTTGTGGACAGTGTTGCCCCCGACATCAACGATTTCCAGTACTTTATACGCGGCTTCCTGCAGGGCTCAGGAGCATCGCATCTGGGTCCGAGACATACGTCTTGGACAGGGGTGCGGGACAACAGCTCCAGTCCCAGAAACGGCTCGAATGCTTCCAACCCGACCTTCCACCggcgcaacagcaacagctccGACGACGCAAATGACGAGGGAGCAGCCGCGGACGCTGCGCTGGACACGCTGCACTGCCGCACGCAGTAA
- the LOC6610394 gene encoding DDB1- and CUL4-associated factor 8 isoform X1, translated as MDVEDSVANGAASACKRQRRNTDSQNDGEPGDAAQIGEDNTVDTIAPNNNNGERSLQDESEQSEEHRANEVGPEELPDPEQAGSSNLVYQLSPEAASTVVASNEPDATGGIEPSDSEDYPPTSPTTGEASEVSSPRFNPRNIPATRSYRRISIELVGSYSDTSDSQEQELEEGTEHAEEDSDDATDPHIAESADNSSSNDDLVPYSLSSEDETTTEVENLQDEVEFNEDIDDDDREKVNSAVNQMMCKCKPKYTWNYDQELLQREHNIINRIDWRGGHTSASSFGQGYYGSRQVVEQMTQLSSLNVHEGCVNSLNFNRAGDLICSGSDDLTIVVWDWAREKQLHRFRSGHNMNIFQTKFIDSAGCLDIVSSSRDGQVRRSVIPPSGGVTKPIRLYIHSDSVHKIILVPHNRHELMSAGEDAAVKHFDLRASNAATTLMRCLYNDENGRGRVRLFSIAHHPYAPEFCVSGSDDILRVYDKRNLEKALHQMAPRNLLEAKITQITCAVYNHSGSEILASYSDAGIYLFDSQNYNRGDYLHCYKGHINSRTIKGVNFFGPRSEYIVSGSDCGNIFFWDKNTEAIINYMKGDHVGVVNCLEPHPWMPVLATSGLEHDVKIWTPQGPERKLPDDLLKQTLQRNFRCNLVDSVAPDINDFQYFIRGFLQGSGASHLGPRHTSWTGVRDNSSSPRNGSNASNPTFHRRNSNSSDDANDEGAAADAALDTLHCRTQ; from the exons ATGGACGTGGAGGATTCCGTGGCGAACGGAGCGGCATCCGCCTGCAAGCGCCAAAGGCGAAACACTGATTCCCAGAACGATGGCGAGCCTGGAGACGCGGCGCAGATTGG TGAGGACAACACTGTCGACACAATTGCCCCTAACAACAATAACGGCGAGCGCTCGCTCCAGGATGAGAGCGAGCAGTCCGAGGAGCATCGTGCTAATGAAGTTGGGCCTGAGGAGCTGCCGGATCCAGAACAGGCAGGCTCCTCCAATCTAGTGTATCAATTATCCCCGGAAGCAGCCTCCACCGTGGTGGCTTCTAATGAGCCAGATGCCACCGGTGGCATCGAGCCTAGCGACAGTGAAGACTATCCACCTACTTCACCGACGACAGGTGAAGCTTCCGAAGTCAGTTCACCCCGCTTCAATCCACGCAACATACCAGCCACGCGATCCTATCGTCGTATCAGCATAGAGCTAGTGGGCTCCTACTCGGACACAAGCGATTCACAAGAACAAGAACTGGAGGAGGGGACCGAGCACGCAGAAGAGGACAGCGATGATGCGACTGATCCGCATATAGCCGAGTCCGCTGACAACAGTTCCTCCAACGACGACTTGGTGCCCTATTCACTTTCCAGTGAAGATGAAACAACCACAGAG GTTGAGAACTTGCAGGACGAGGTGGAGTTCAACGAGGACATCGACGACGATGACCGCGAGAAAGTGAATTCCGCAGTGAATCAGATGATGTGCAAGTGCAAGCCCAAATACACTTGGAACTACGATCAGGAGCTGTTGCAAAGGGAGCACAACATAATCAACCGGATTGACTGGCGTGGCGGCCACACTTCGGCCTCGAGCTTCGGCCAGGGCTACTACGGTTCCCGCCAAGTTGTGGAACAGATGACGCAGCTCAGTTCGCTAAACGTCCACGAGGGCTGCGTCAACTCCCTAAACTTCAATCGGGCCGGCGACTTGATTTGCTCCGGCTCCGATGATCTCACCATCGTCGTCTGGGATTGGGCGAGAGAAAAGCAGCTGCACCGCTTTCGTTCCGGCCACAATATGAACATATTCCAGACAAAGTTTATTGACAGCGCCGGCTGCTTGGACATCGTGTCCTCCAGCCGTGATGGCCAGGTGCGCCGGTCCGTCATTCCGCCCTCCGGAGGCGTCACAAAGCCCATCCGCCTGTACATACATAGCGATTCCGTTCACAAGATCATCTTGGTGCCGCACAACCGCCACGAGCTGATGAGCGCCGGCGAGGATGCAGCTGTTAAGCACTTTGATTTGCGAGCCAGCAACGCTGCCACCACGTTGATGCGTTGCTTGTATAACGACGAaaatgggcgtggccgggTGCGCCTATTCAGCATCGCACATCATCCTTATGCGCCCGAGTTCTGCGTCAGTGGATCCGACGACATTTTGCGCGTCTATGACAAGCGCAACCTAGAGAAGGCACTCCACCAGATGGCCCCTAGGAATTTGCTCGAA GCCAAGATCACGCAAATTACTTGCGCTGTGTACAACCACAGCGGCAGCGAAATCCTGGCCTCATACAGCGATGCTGGTATTTACCTGTTCGACAGTCAGAACTACAACAGAGGCGACTACTTGCACTGCTATAAGGGTCACAT CAACAGCCGCACCATCAAGGGTGTGAACTTCTTTGGACCCAGATCGGAGTATATAGTAAGCGGCAGCGACTGCGGGAATATATTCTTCTGGGACAAAAACACGGAGGCGATTATCAACTACATGAAGGGCGACCACGTCGGCGTAGTCAACTGTCTGGAACCGCATCCCTGGATGCCGGTGCTGGCCACCTCTGGACTAGAGCACGACGTCAAGATCTGGACACCACAGGGACCTGAAAGG AAACTCCCCGACGACTTACTGAAGCAGACGCTGCAGCGCAATTTCAGGTGCAACCTTGTGGACAGTGTTGCCCCCGACATCAACGATTTCCAGTACTTTATACGCGGCTTCCTGCAGGGCTCAGGAGCATCGCATCTGGGTCCGAGACATACGTCTTGGACAGGGGTGCGGGACAACAGCTCCAGTCCCAGAAACGGCTCGAATGCTTCCAACCCGACCTTCCACCggcgcaacagcaacagctccGACGACGCAAATGACGAGGGAGCAGCCGCGGACGCTGCGCTGGACACGCTGCACTGCCGCACGCAGTAA